A stretch of Girardinichthys multiradiatus isolate DD_20200921_A chromosome 20, DD_fGirMul_XY1, whole genome shotgun sequence DNA encodes these proteins:
- the LOC124856227 gene encoding keratin, type II cytoskeletal 8-like gives MFIYKTDKIKANLKKRKKNFQDVDAAYMNKVELEAKVDALQDEINFLRAVYEAELRELQGQIKDTSVIVEMDNSRNLDMDAIVAEVRAQYEDIANRSKAEAETWYKQKYDEMQSSAGQHESDLRSTKAEIAELNRLISRLQNEIEIRLN, from the exons ATGTTCATTTATAAAACTGATAAAATAAAggcaaacttaaaaaaaagaaaaaaaaacttccagGATGTCGATGCTGCCTACATGAACAAGGTGGAGCTGGAGGCTAAAGTTGATGCTCTTCAGGATGAGATCAACTTCCTCAGGGCTGTGTATGAAGCT GAGCTTCGCGAGCTGCAGGGCCAGATTAAGGATACCTCTGTTATTGTGGAGATGGACAACAGCCGTAATCTTGATATGGATGCCATTGTAGCTGAAGTGCGTGCTCAGTATGAGGACATTGCAAATCGCAGCAAGGCTGAAGCAGAGACCTGGTACAAACAGAAG tATGATGAGATGCAGAGCTCTGCAGGACAGCATGAGTCAGACCTGCGCTCAACAAAGGCTGAGATTGCTGAGCTGAATCGCCTGATTTCACGTCTTCAGAATGAGATCGAGATCCGTCTTaattga
- the LOC124857500 gene encoding intermediate filament protein ON3-like, giving the protein MRKAMSTTSSTSVRRSYATPVSSVSQSSISSSYGAAPSYSGGFSSMSLTRSGSYGLGFSQQSSVPPQITAVQVNQSLLTPVNVDIDRSIEVIRTQEKEQLKSLNNRFVSFIDKVRFLEQQNKMLETKWSLLQEQTTTRSNIDGMFEAYISNLRRQLDGLGNEKVRLEGDLKNMQGMVEDFKIKYEDEINKRAGAENEFVVLKKDVDAAYMNKVELEAKVDALQDEINFLRAVYEAELRELQGQIKDTSVIVEMDNSRNLDMDAIVAEVRAQYEDIANRSKAEAETWYKQKYDEMQSSAGQHESDLRSTKAEIAELNRLISRLQNEIEAIKAQRANLEAQIAEAEERGELAVKDAKARIKDLEDAMNRAKSEMARQVREYQDLMNIKLALDIEIATYRKLLEGEESRLASGGSSATVHMQQTSGSGGLSREFGGMSGGYGGTITKSVTTQSSSKRFY; this is encoded by the exons ATGAGGAAGGCAATGTCAACCACAAGCTCAACCAGTGTCAGAAGATCCTATGCCACACCAGTCAGCTCTGTCTCCCAGAGCAGCATTAGTTCCAGTTATGGTGCTGCACCCAGCTACTCTGGTGGTTTCAGCAGCATGTCTTTGACAAGGTCAGGAAGCTATGGTCTTGGTTTCAGCCAGCAAAGTTCTGTGCCACCTCAAATTACAGCTGTCCAGGTTAACCAGAGCCTGCTAACTCCGGTGAATGTGGATATTGATCGATCCATTGAGGTTATCCGCACCCAGGAGAAGGAACAGCTCAAGTCCCTCAACAACCGCTTTGTCTCCTTCATCGACAAG GTCCGTTTCCTGGAGCAGCAGAACAAGATGCTGGAGACCAAATGGAGCCTCCTGCAGGAACAAACCACAACCCGCTCCAACATTGACGGCATGTTCGAGGCCTACATTTCCAACCTCCGCAGACAGCTTGATGGGCTTGGAAATGAGAAGGTCAGGCTGGAGGGAGATCTGAAGAACATGCAAGGCATGGTTGAGGACTTCAAGATCAA ATATGAGGATGAAATCAACAAGCGTGCAGGTGCTGAGAATGAGTTTGTGGTCTTGAAGAAG GATGTCGATGCTGCCTACATGAACAAGGTGGAGCTGGAGGCTAAAGTTGATGCTCTTCAGGATGAGATCAACTTCCTCAGGGCTGTGTATGAAGCT GAGCTTCGCGAGCTGCAGGGCCAGATTAAGGATACCTCTGTTATTGTGGAGATGGACAACAGCCGTAATCTTGATATGGATGCCATTGTAGCTGAAGTGCGTGCTCAGTATGAGGACATTGCAAATCGCAGCAAGGCTGAAGCAGAGACCTGGTACAAACAGAAG tATGATGAGATGCAGAGCTCTGCAGGACAGCATGAGTCAGACCTGCGCTCAACAAAGGCTGAGATTGCTGAGCTGAATCGCCTGATTTCACGTCTTCAGAATGAGATCGAAGCCATCAAGGCACAG AGGGCCAACCTTGAGGCTCAGATTGCAGAGGCTGAGGAACGTGGTGAGCTTGCGGTAAAGGATGCCAAGGCTCGCATCAAAGATCTGGAAGATGCTATGAATAGAGCCAAGTCAGAGATGGCCCGGCAGGTACGCGAATACCAGGACCTGATGAACATCAAGCTTGCCTTGGACATTGAGATTGCCACCTACAGGAAACTGCTGGAGGGAGAGGAGTCCAG ACTGGCCAGTGGAGGATCCAGTGCCACAGTCCATATGCAGCAGACATCTGGAAGTGGTG